From one Drosophila subpulchrella strain 33 F10 #4 breed RU33 chromosome 3L, RU_Dsub_v1.1 Primary Assembly, whole genome shotgun sequence genomic stretch:
- the LOC119554554 gene encoding acyl-protein thioesterase 1 isoform X1: MAAPVIVEATAKQTATLIFMHGLGDTGHGWSSALAAIRPPFMKVICPTAPTQPVSLNAGFRMPSWFDLKTLDIGGPEDEPGIQAARDNVHGMIQKEISAGIPANRIVLGGFSQGGALALYSALTYDQPLAGVVALSCWLPLHKQFPGAKVNSEDVPIFQAHGDYDPVVPYKFGQLSASLLKSFMKNVTFKTYNGLSHSSSDDEMDDVKDIISKWTHWESQNMARKAQCCQIS, translated from the exons ATGGCTGCGCCGGTCATTGTCGAGGCCACGGCCAAGCAAACTGCCACG CTGATCTTCATGCACGGCCTGGGTGATACGGG TCATGGATGGAGCAGCGCGTTGGCTGCCATTCGGCCACCTTTCATGAAGGTCATCTGCCCCACGGCGCCCACACAGCCCGTTTCGCTGAACGCCGGCTTCCGGATGCCCTCATGGTTCGACCTAAAGACCCTGGACATCGGCGGGCCCGAAGACGAGCCGGGCATTCAGGCGGCCCGCGACAACGTGCACGGGATGATTCAGAAAGAGATTAGTGCTGGGATTCCGGCCAACCGGATCGTCCTGGGTGGATTCTCGCAGGGAGGCGCCTTGGCGCTGTATTCGGCACTGACGTACGACCAGCCGCTGGCCGGCGTGGTGGCCCTGTCCTGCTGGCTGCCGCTGCACAAGCAGTTCCCCGGCGCCAAGGTGAACAGTGAGGATGTGCCGATCTTCCAGGCGCACGGCGACTACGATCCCGTGGTGCCCTACAAGTTCGGCCAGCTGAGTGCCAGTCTGCTCAAGTCGTTCATGAAGAATGTGACGTTCAAGACGTACAATGGACTATCGCACTCGTCCTCCGATGACGAGATGGATGACGTCAAG GACATAATCAGTAAATGG ACACATTGGGAGAGCCAGAACATGGCTAGAAAGGCGCAATGCTGCCAGATATCATAG
- the LOC119554554 gene encoding acyl-protein thioesterase 1 isoform X2, giving the protein MAAPVIVEATAKQTATLIFMHGLGDTGHGWSSALAAIRPPFMKVICPTAPTQPVSLNAGFRMPSWFDLKTLDIGGPEDEPGIQAARDNVHGMIQKEISAGIPANRIVLGGFSQGGALALYSALTYDQPLAGVVALSCWLPLHKQFPGAKVNSEDVPIFQAHGDYDPVVPYKFGQLSASLLKSFMKNVTFKTYNGLSHSSSDDEMDDVKNFITLTLLFSITGHNQ; this is encoded by the exons ATGGCTGCGCCGGTCATTGTCGAGGCCACGGCCAAGCAAACTGCCACG CTGATCTTCATGCACGGCCTGGGTGATACGGG TCATGGATGGAGCAGCGCGTTGGCTGCCATTCGGCCACCTTTCATGAAGGTCATCTGCCCCACGGCGCCCACACAGCCCGTTTCGCTGAACGCCGGCTTCCGGATGCCCTCATGGTTCGACCTAAAGACCCTGGACATCGGCGGGCCCGAAGACGAGCCGGGCATTCAGGCGGCCCGCGACAACGTGCACGGGATGATTCAGAAAGAGATTAGTGCTGGGATTCCGGCCAACCGGATCGTCCTGGGTGGATTCTCGCAGGGAGGCGCCTTGGCGCTGTATTCGGCACTGACGTACGACCAGCCGCTGGCCGGCGTGGTGGCCCTGTCCTGCTGGCTGCCGCTGCACAAGCAGTTCCCCGGCGCCAAGGTGAACAGTGAGGATGTGCCGATCTTCCAGGCGCACGGCGACTACGATCCCGTGGTGCCCTACAAGTTCGGCCAGCTGAGTGCCAGTCTGCTCAAGTCGTTCATGAAGAATGTGACGTTCAAGACGTACAATGGACTATCGCACTCGTCCTCCGATGACGAGATGGATGACGTCAAG AACTTCATCACCCTCACTCTGCTCTTTTCGATTACAGGACATAATCAGTAA
- the LOC119552844 gene encoding aminopeptidase Q translates to MLLRILVLYWSLSSGKVAESTVTPLRYNLTILTHLGGGGAQNRYEGIVSIDFEAKKTTRYIYLNCRDLNMFAEKTWLLRWASGKRISATDIKKNAKKPNEVTVVINLPLRLGETYTMHIFYTGNLNRPQKYGYFAGHYDQTPQIFYALTRLEPDYAPTAFPCFNSPLHRTPFNVTMVHHQKFVALSSMPAIRETPHDEINDYVWTTFMTSPPLATHQIMWALHRLDKVSNSVTATGEKVTIWARWQVKEKFAKAAELTTNLLKNYETLFGLALPNGPDWGGKFDQVVLPGYTELYSGKGMMVYGEEEVGSSQNTLESLEVTLAELVARQWNGLLVSASDWDASYVRDGINNYLAFQVLARDNKGEYNRTFLLTTRLDVLNYDSQTETKALAVDVREIRHNKFRKHKMCLLAHMVKLAIGDKAFFEGLHEFFQRYSGSSASTNQLWEQLQRAARRSHQLPMGVVLTTMMGSWLKQPGYPLLTVLRNNRDNKVTITQSRYYQKKMNIVSKDCWWVPVVYITKNISLAQVEWLGCVNKKAEVLTLNNVVDSNEWLLLNVDAAVPVRVLYDLYNWRLISEALLQDFSQISELSRAQLVDDALNLAWSGQLPYKVVLSVIKYLSKETSIAVWQTAVTNLEKLQSIMRMSTGYRIFKLFMRILIEPSFKANFKPSSGKARTDTASKTTTSPDTQSKPSTGPDTPSLSGIMYRLACQFEVKECLTDAQKQFQKAMDQNSTSSIPEELRETVLCRGIRTGLEYHWLMVRDMFFEAVKEKEKGVLLNSLSCTTEYWAMQKLLGWALDFDKVPKTLTVSLLTAVLRTPLGFYVGNQFLVDKMDDFVRRFTSNDLKSVLSPFINAVTTRDELDALQFLIKKKLKSTTSSSLAAMLEPGSDRLHWRKYNYFDLLNAIKNITVDKDSEISSLWNLA, encoded by the exons GAGAATCAGCGCAACTGATATAAAGAAAAATGCTAAAAAGCCCAACGAAGTCACAGTAGTTATCAACCTTCCTCTCCGACTTGGCGAGACCTACACGATGCACATATTCTATACGGGCAATCTGAATAGGCCGCAGAAGTACGGCTACTTTGCCGGCCATTACGACCAAACGCCTCAAATTTTCTACGCCCTAACGCGCTTGGAGCCGGACTACGCGCCCACCGCGTTCCCCTGCTTCAATAGCCCACTCCACCGGACTCCCTTCAACGTGACCATGGTGCATCATCAGAAATTCGTTGCCCTCAGCAGTATGCCCGCCATAAGGGAGACACCACA CGATGAGATTAATGACTATGTGTGGACGACATTCATGACTTCTCCGCCGCTGGCTACCCATCAGATCATGTGGGCTTTGCACCGCCTGGATAAAGTTTCCAATAGCGTTACGGCCACTGGAGAGAAGGTCACCATTTGGGCACGGTGGCAAGTAAAGGAAAAGTTTGCAAAGGCTGCGGAATTAACAACGAACCTACTCAAAAACTATGAGACCTTGTTCGGACTTGCATTGCCGAATGGGCCAGACTGGGGTGGAAAGTTCGATCAAGTGGTGCTGCCGGGATACACGGAACTGTACAGCGGCAAGGGTATGATGGTTTACGGCGAGGAAGAGGTTGGCTCCAGCCAGAACACACTCGAAAGTCTTGAGGTAACGCTGGCGGAGCTGGTGGCGCGCCAGTGGAACGGACTACTGGTGAGCGCCTCCGACTGGGATGCCTCGTATGTGCGCGACGGCATCAACAACTATTTGGCCTTCCAGGTATTGGCCAGGGACAACAAGGGGGAGTACAACAGGACCTTCCTTCTGACAACCCGTCTGGATGTCTTGAATTATGATTCCCAGACCGAAACAAAGGCCCTCGCAGTCGATGTGAGGGAGATCCGTCACAACAAATTTCGCAAACACAAGATGTGCCTGCTCGCCCACATGGTAAAATTGGCCATCGGCGATAAGGCGTTCTTTGAGGGACTGCATGAGTTCTTTCAGCGGTACTCCGGTTCCTCCGCTTCCACCAATCAGCTGTGGGAGCAGTTGCAACGAGCGGCCCGGCGCAGTCACCAGCTGCCCATGGGTGTGGTCCTGACCACTATGATGGGGTCATGGCTGAAGCAACCAGGATACCCCCTGCTTACCGTCCTTCGCAACAACAGGGATAACAAGGTGACCATCACTCAGAGCCGCTACTATCAGAAGAAAATGAACATCGTGTCAAAGGACTGCTGGTGGGTGCCAGTCGTCTACATCACCAAGAACATTTCGCTTGCCCAGGTTGAGTGGCTGGGCTGTGTGAACAAGAAAGCGGAGGTACTAACGTTAAACAACGTCGTTGATTCGAATGAGTGGTTGCTGTTGAATGTCGATGCTGCAGTCCCTGTTCGTGTCCTCTACGATCTCTACAACTGGCGGCTGATCAGTGAGGCTCTGCTTCAGGATTTCTCCCAGATCTCGGAGCTCAGCCGTGCCCAGTTGGTGGATGATGCCTTGAACCTAGCCTGGTCGGGTCAACTGCCCTATAAGGTCGTCCTCAGCGTGATCAAGTATCTTTCGAAAGAAACCAGCATTGCTGTTTGGCAAACGGCAGTTACTAATCTGGAGAAGTTGCAGAGCATCATGAGAATGAGCACTGGCTATCGAATCTTTAAG CTGTTCATGCGGATTCTCATTGAGCCTTCTTTTAAAGCAAACTTCAAACCCTCTTCCGGGAAAGCCAGGACCGATACAGCATCGAAAACCACGACAAGTCCAGATACACAATCAAAACCCTCGACTGGTCCTGACACACCGTCGTTGTCGGGGATCATGTACCGGCTGGCGTGTCAGTTCGAAGTCAAAGAATGCTTGACTGATGCTCAGAAGCAATTTCAGAAGGCGATGGACCAGAATTCCACCTCCTCCATTCCGGAGGAACTGCGGGAGACCGTGCTGTGCAGGGGCATCCGCACCGGCTTGGAGTACCACTGGCTAATGGTGCGAGACATGTTCTTTGAAGCCGTGAAAGAGAAGGAAAAGGGCGTCCTTCTAAATTCCCTCAGCTGTACTACGGAGTATTGGGCGATGCAAAAGCTGCTCGGTTGGGCCCTCGACTTCGACAAGGTTCCTAAAACGCTAACAGTTAGCCTCCTGACCGCCGTCTTGCGCACCCCCCTGGGTTTTTATGTGGGCAATCAGTTTCTGGTGGATAAGATGGATGATTTCGTGCGCCG CTTCACCAGCAACGATCTGAAGTCGGTTCTGAGCCCGTTTATTAATGCAGTGACCACCAGAGACGAGCTTGATGCGCTGCAATTCCTTATCAAAAAGAAGCTGAAGTCCACGACGAGCTCCAGTCTAGCTGCCATGCTAGAGCCTGGGTCGGACAGGTTGCACTGGCGGAAGTATAACTATTTTGACCTCCTTAACGCCATTAAGAATATTACTGTAGACAAGGATTCAGAAATCAGTTCTTTATGGAATTTGGCCTAG
- the LOC119552845 gene encoding ATP-binding cassette sub-family G member 1 has protein sequence MEQSQNLLAKQSKDVEFQDVFYTVKERKNFWRVTGERNILNGVSGSFRNGQLSAIMGPSGAGKSSLLNAISGFRRNGVTGSIKIKRDNACYITQDDHHQTLLTVEELMNLACDLKLKQRHKKAEIMTDILENLHLNHRRNVTAEKLSGGERKRLSIALELVDNPNIFFLDEPTSGLDEVTASQCIRLLQAMAREGRTIVCTIHQPSATVYNYFDSIYVLAKGHCVYQGSPRATIPFLRLAQLDCPIHYSPSDYIIELVDAEDGHLVPALSDLTENGKLIYVASQSDQLGAPLAPQQAVTTMFVEQQKRPFLPAFFAGSAASTDGTLIGGTSALLEQVKAFSRRLNTDRRDVSGLRQFVVLMRVMLLRITRARLALTIQLFHHLLCGVFFGLIFFQLGNQGGRMFDHLKFCIGAVLMIVYTQVMVPILSYPAEVKVVKKETFNRWYTLTPYYMALTVSRLPVQVLLNITFMAVTYYMSGLPQQFWRFCIFVAVGLMISLVAEGMGLAIGATFSITNGSVVGPMIIAPLMGLAVYGFDFAPQISGGMQLLMKFSYVRVGVVSLILAVFGFQREELDCDDIYCHFSDPRVLLKFLDVEKVSMLHQFGLLAMLMLFFRVMMYISLRKRCYA, from the exons ATGGAGCAGTCGCAAAATCTACTCGCCAAACAGTCCAAAGATGTGGAGTTCCAAGATGTCTTCTACACCGTTAAGGAGCGCAAGAACTTCT GGCGCGTAACCGGAGAGCGTAACATTCTGAACGGAGTCAGCGGCAGTTTCCGGAACGGGCAACTCTCGGCCATTATGGGACCCTCGGGAGCCGGAAAAAGCAGTTTGCTAAATGCGATTTCGGGTTTCAG GCGCAATGGAGTCACGGGGAGTATAAAGATCAAGCGGGACAATGCCTGCTATATCACTCAGGACGACCACCACCAGACTTTGCTGACTGTTGAGGAGCTAATGAATCTCGCCTGCGACCTTAAGCTAAAGCAGCGTCACAAAAAGGCAGAGATCATGACAGATATCTTGGAGAATCTTCACTTGAATCACCGGCGCAATGTGACGGCAGAAAAGCTGAGCGGTGGGGAGCGGAAACGATTGTCCATCGCTCTGGAGCTGGTGGACAACCCTAACATCTTCTTCTTGGATGAACCAACCAGTGGCCTGGATGAAGTTACGGCGTCCCAGTGCATCCGCTTGCTGCAGGCGATGGCCCGCGAAGGTAGGACCATCGTCTGCACTATCCACCAACCTTCGGCGACGGTCTACAACTACTTCGATAGCATCTACGTCCTGGCTAAGGGCCACTGCGTCTACCAAGGCAGTCCTCGAGCCACCATTCCCTTCCTGCGTCTGGCCCAGCTCGACTGTCCCATACATTACAGTCCTTCGGATTACA TTATCGAGCTGGTGGATGCCGAGGATGGTCACCTGGTCCCGGCTCTCAGCGACCTGACTGAAAATGGCAAGCTGATCTATGTCGCTAGTCAGTCGGACCAGTTGGGTGCTCCGCTGGCACCTCAGCAGGCGGTCACCACGATGTTCGTGGAGCAGCAGAAGCGCCCCTTCCTGCCCGCCTTTTTCGCCGGCAGTGCAGCCTCCACGGATGGCACGCTAATTGGAGGCACCAGTGCCCTGTTGGAACAAGTGAAGGCCTTCTCAAGACGCCTCAATACGGATCGGCGGGATGTGTCTGGACTACGACAATTTGTGGTCCTTATGCGGGTGATGTTGCTGCGGATAACGAGGGCACGATTGGCCCTGACCATCCAATTATTCCACCACCTTCTGTGCGGTGTCTTCTTTGGCCTGATATTTTTCCAACTGGGTAACCAAGGTGGACGGATGTTCGACCATCTTAAGTTCTGCATCGGAGCCGTCCTCATGATTGTCTACACCCAGGTGATGGTGCCCATTCTGAGCT ATCCCGCCGAGGTAAAGGTGGTCAAGAAGGAGACCTTCAACCGTTGGTATACTCTAACACCGTACTATATGGCCTTGACGGTGTCACGACTGCCAGTTCAGGTGCTACTCAACATCACCTTCATGGCCGTCACCTACTATATGTCCGGACTGCCCCAACAGTTTTGGCGCTTCTGCATTTTCGTGGCCGTAGGATTGATGATCTCTTTAGTAGCCGAGGGAATGGGCCTGGCTATTGGCGCCACTTTCAGCATAACG AATGGTAGTGTGGTGGGTCCGATGATCATCGCACCTCTTATGGGATTGGCGGTGTACGGGTTCGACTTTGCGCCGCAGATCTCGGGCGGAATGCAACTGCTCATGAAGTTCAGTTACGTGCGCGTTGGCGTGGTTTCTCTAATTTTGGCCGTCTTCGGATTCCAGCGAGAGGAGCTCGACTGCGATGACATATACTGCCATTTTAGCGATCCTCGCGTGCTGCTCAAGTTCTTGGACGTGGAAAAGGTGTCTATGCTGCACCAGTTTGGACTGCTGGCCATGCTGATGCTCTTCTTCCGAGTGATGATGTACATTAGCCTGCGAAAGCGTTGCTATGCCTGA
- the LOC119553183 gene encoding PCI domain-containing protein 2 homolog, producing the protein MFGTVNNYLSSVLHAAQDYDGESLGTHLSLRDVHVQNHNLYIAQPEKLVDRFLKPPLDEVVCAHLKVLYHLAQEPPGYMEAYTQQAAACGAVVRLLQQLKDENWCLPLMYRVCLDLRYLAQACEKHCRGFTPGHVLEKAADCMMACFRVCAADGRASEEDTKRLGMMNLVNQLFKIYFRINKLHLCKPLIRAIDNCVFKDSFPLPEQITYKYFVGRRAMFDSNYQAAVQDLSYAFSNCPDRFASNKRLILIYLVPVKMLLGYLPTKALLQRYDLLLFHDLALALKAGNVNRFDEIVRDQELVLIRSGIYLLVEKLKFLVYRNLFKKVFAIRQTHQLDMADFLSALQFVGLSDVSLDETHCIVANLIYEGKIKGYISHAHNKLVVSKQNPFPSVST; encoded by the coding sequence atgtTCGGGACCGTAAATAACTACTTATCAAGCGTGCTGCATGCTGCCCAGGATTACGATGGCGAATCTCTGGGCACCCACCTCTCGCTGCGGGATGTGCACGTGCAGAACCACAACCTGTACATCGCCCAGCCAGAGAAGCTGGTGGACCGATTCCTGAAGCCGCCACTGGACGAAGTGGTGTGCGCCCACCTGAAGGTGCTCTACCATTTGGCGCAGGAGCCTCCTGGCTATATGGAGGCCTACACCCAGCAGGCTGCAGCCTGCGGTGCCGTTGTGAGGCTCCTGCAGCAGCTGAAGGACGAGAACTGGTGCCTTCCCCTGATGTACCGCGTTTGCCTGGACCTAAGGTACCTGGCGCAGGCCTGCGAGAAGCATTGTCGAGGATTCACACCCGGTCATGTGCTGGAGAAGGCCGCCGACTGCATGATGGCCTGCTTCCGCGTGTGCGCCGCCGATGGACGCGCCTCGGAGGAGGATACGAAGCGCCTGGGCATGATGAACCTGGTCAATCAGCTGTTCAAGATATACTTCCGCATTAACAAGCTGCATCTGTGCAAGCCCCTAATCCGCGCTATTGACAATTGCGTGTTTAAGGACTCCTTTCCGCTGCCTGAGCAAATTACCTACAAGTATTTTGTGGGCAGGAGGGCCATGTTCGACTCCAATTACCAGGCAGCTGTGCAGGATCTGTCCTATGCCTTTAGTAACTGCCCCGATCGTTTTGCCAGCAACAAGCGGCTGATTCTCATCTACCTGGTGCCTGTGAAGATGCTGCTGGGTTACCTGCCAACCAAAGCACTCCTCCAGCGCTATGATCTCCTGCTGTTTCACGATCTTGCACTGGCCCTGAAGGCGGGCAATGTGAATCGCTTCGATGAGATTGTCAGGGATCAGGAGCTGGTGCTGATCAGGAGTGGCATCTATCTGCTTGTGGAGAAGCTAAAGTTTCTCGTGTACCGGAATCTGTTCAAGAAGGTTTTTGCTATCCGGCAAACCCACCAGTTGGACATGGCCGACTTTCTCTCGGCTCTGCAGTTTGTGGGTCTGAGCGATGTTTCTCTGGACGAGACGCACTGCATCGTGGCCAATCTCATCTACGAGGGAAAGATCAAGGGCTACATCTCACATGCCCACAACAAGCTGGTCGTTTCCAAGCAAAATCCATTCCCCTCCGTATCCACGTAG
- the LOC119554554 gene encoding acyl-protein thioesterase 1 isoform X3: MAAPVIVEATAKQTATLIFMHGLGDTGHGWSSALAAIRPPFMKVICPTAPTQPVSLNAGFRMPSWFDLKTLDIGGPEDEPGIQAARDNVHGMIQKEISAGIPANRIVLGGFSQGGALALYSALTYDQPLAGVVALSCWLPLHKQFPGAKVNSEDVPIFQAHGDYDPVVPYKFGQLSASLLKSFMKNVTFKTYNGLSHSSSDDEMDDVKDIISKWQQKNNHL, translated from the exons ATGGCTGCGCCGGTCATTGTCGAGGCCACGGCCAAGCAAACTGCCACG CTGATCTTCATGCACGGCCTGGGTGATACGGG TCATGGATGGAGCAGCGCGTTGGCTGCCATTCGGCCACCTTTCATGAAGGTCATCTGCCCCACGGCGCCCACACAGCCCGTTTCGCTGAACGCCGGCTTCCGGATGCCCTCATGGTTCGACCTAAAGACCCTGGACATCGGCGGGCCCGAAGACGAGCCGGGCATTCAGGCGGCCCGCGACAACGTGCACGGGATGATTCAGAAAGAGATTAGTGCTGGGATTCCGGCCAACCGGATCGTCCTGGGTGGATTCTCGCAGGGAGGCGCCTTGGCGCTGTATTCGGCACTGACGTACGACCAGCCGCTGGCCGGCGTGGTGGCCCTGTCCTGCTGGCTGCCGCTGCACAAGCAGTTCCCCGGCGCCAAGGTGAACAGTGAGGATGTGCCGATCTTCCAGGCGCACGGCGACTACGATCCCGTGGTGCCCTACAAGTTCGGCCAGCTGAGTGCCAGTCTGCTCAAGTCGTTCATGAAGAATGTGACGTTCAAGACGTACAATGGACTATCGCACTCGTCCTCCGATGACGAGATGGATGACGTCAAG GACATAATCAGTAAATGG CAACAGAAAAACAATCACCTGTAG
- the LOC119553186 gene encoding 1,5-anhydro-D-fructose reductase — MSTPNFLLSNGKNMPMVGLGTWRSPPEVVTQAVKDAIDIGYRHFDCAHIYGNEAQVGAALREKMDEGVVTREDLFITSKLWNTHHKPNLVRPACEASMRNLGVNYLDLYLMHWPMAYKSGDNLYPTCPDTNKAAFEDIDYVDTWRAMEDLVDGGLCQAIGVSNFNEQQITRLLGVAKLKPVVLQIECHPYLNQKSLITLCYDNAIAVTAYSCLGSGHTPYEKPGAYPLLQHPTILAVSEKYERTPAQVLLRYQTQSGIIVIPRSVSKQHMLDNFRRIWDFELASDDIKAIYDLDCNGRFMTMKAAYGHRHHPFEPVQLK; from the exons ATGTCGACGCCAAACTTTCTTTTAAGCAACGGAAAAAATATGCCGATGGTGGGTCTTGGAACTTGGCGG AGCCCACCGGAGGTCGTCACTCAGGCGGTAAAGGATGCTATAGATATAGGGTATCGCCACTTCGATTGCGCCCACATATATGGAAATGAGGCCCAAGTGGGCGCTGCTCTACGGGAGAAAATGGATGAGGGCGTTGTTACCCG GGAGGATCTCTTCATCACGAGCAAGCTCTGGAACACCCACCACAAGCCAAATCTGGTTCGACCAGCCTGCGAGGCAAGTATGAGGAACTTGGGAGTGAACTACCTGGATCTATACCTAATGCACTGGCCCATGGCCTACAAGTCGGGCGACAACCTATATCCCACCTGTCCGGATACGAATAAAGCCGCTTTCGAGGACATCGACTACGTGGACACATGGCGGGCTATGGAGGATCTGGTCGATGGGGGACTGTGCCAGGCTATCGGTGTATCTAACTTCAATGAACAACAAATCACTCGCCTATTGGGTGTTGCCAAGCTAAAGCCGGTGGTTCTGCAGATTGAGTGTCATCCGTACCTCAATCAAAAGTCATTGATCACCCTTTGCTATGATAATGCCATTGCTGTAACCGCTTACAGCTGTCTGGGATCAGGACACACGCCCTATGAAAAGCCCGGAGCGTATCCACTGCTTCAGCACCCGACCATCCTGGCTGTATCCGAGAAGTACGAAAGGACACCGGCACAG GTGCTCCTCCGCTATCAGACACAGTCGGGCATCATCGTTATCCCGCGATCCGTGAGCAAACAGCACATGCTGGACAACTTCAGACGAATCTGGGACTTTGAACTGGCCAGCGACGATATAAAGGCTATTTATGATTTGGACTGTAATGGTCGTTTCATGACCATGAAGGC TGCCTATGGACACCGCCATCATCCCTTTGAACCAGTACAGCTGAAGTAA